ATGTGCGCACCTTTTGAATCTCAGTCCGCAAAGCATCTGGCGAAGAGAGTGACATAGCTGTTATCTGTCCTAGTCCACCTGCCTCGGATACTGCGGCTGCTAATTCGGCATACGCCAGATGTGCTAATCCTCCTTGTACGATGGGGTACATTATAGTAAGTAACGAGGTAATTCTGGTCTCCATTGCTAATTCCCTCCTTTCCTTTATTCTTAAACTTTCTGCTTAAAAAGGGATAAATCCTGCCACCATAGGGTTTATGCAAAAAAAATACTTGCTTTCCCCCCCTAATTTGCTATACTCAATTTTGTTGTTTTTCAAACAATTATAAAATAAAGTGAGGCGATACGATAATGAAACAGGATAAGACCCCCTTGTTTAGCGGATTGGTGGCACATGCAGAGAGGAATCCCATTCAATTTCATATTCCAGGCCACAAAAAAGGAACGGGAATGAATCCTACGTTCCGAGAATTCATTGGAGAGAACGCGTTATCGATTGATTTAATCAATATCGCCCCACTAGATGACTTACACCATCCAAAAGCAATGATTAAAGAGGCACAGGATTTGGCAGCAGAAGCCTTTGGTGCCGATCATACCTTTTTCTCTGTTCAAGGGACAAGCGGAGCTATCATGGCAATGATCATGGCGACTTGCAACCCTGGAGACAAGATTATTTTGCCTCGAAATGTGCATAAGTCTGTGACAGCTGCCATTATTTTTGCCGGTGCCATTCCAGTATTTATACATCCAATCATGGATGAACAGCTAGGGATTGCTCATGGCATTACGCCAAAAGCAGTTCGAAAAGCATTAACTGCACATCCTGATGCAGCTGCCTTATTGGTAATAAATCCTACTTACTTTGGAATTGCAGGGGATTTACAACAAATCGTAGAAATAGCCCATGAGTATAATATCCCTGTTCTAGTAGATGAGGCTCACGGTGTTCATATACATTTTCATGAAGATATGCCATTATCCGCTATGCAGGCAGGCGCAGACATGGCTGCTACCAGCGTTCACAAGCTAGGAGGCTCTCTTACCCAAAGCTCTATTTTAAACGTAAGAGAAGGGCTTGTAGACGTCGACAGAGTGAAAACCATTCTGAGCATGCTAACAACAACCTCCACTTCTTACATTTTGCTGGCTTCTTTAGACATGGCTAGACAACACTTAGCCATACACGGAAAACAAATGATAGAAAATTCTATTCGTATGGCTAGCGCCGCTAGAGAAGCCATTAACAAAATTCCTCGACTACGTTGTGTAGGGAAAGAAATATTAGGAATGCCGGCTGAGTACGCAATGGACCCAACTAAATTGCTCATTCATGTACGTAATCTCGGTATTACTGGCTGGGAAGTCGAGAATTGGTTACGCGAAAAATATAATATTGAAGTTGAGATGAGCGATCTCTACAACATTCTTTGCTTTGTGACAGCTGGAGATACAGAAGAAACCATTGGTACACTAGTAGCTGCCTTACAGCATTTAGCTGTTGAATTTGCTCATGCCCAACCAAGTGATTTGGTTGAAATTTCACTTCCTGAAATTCCAGTGATCTCTCTTTCTCCACGTGATGCTTTTTATTCTGAAACAGAAATTGTCCCTCTGGAGCATGCAGAAGGTCGAATTATTACGGAATTTATCATGGTGTATCCTCCTGGGATTCCAATTTTATTCCCAGGCGAGGTTATCACATCTGATAACATTCATTACATCAAAGAAAACCTCCGTGTAGGTCTGCCTGTACAGGGTCCTGAAGATGAAACCATTCAAACCATCAAGGTTGTCAAACGCCAAGCGGCAATACATGAATAACACATAAAAAGGTCCTCTCCTTGCCATTATGGACAAGGAGGGGATTTTTTTGGCCCTTGTCTAATAAACTTCGAAACTTTTCTAGACTCTATGACGTATAGTAAATAGATAGAACTTACATAAGATATGCCCTACGTCGCCTGAGAAAAGGAGAAATGACATGAACACTACTACCACATCCACCACCACGAATCCCTATTCCTACCTTCTATGGATTGGGTATCTTATCCTTGCTATTGGCGGCTCTGCTTTATATGGAGCTAGTCTCAGCTTACATTTTGATCATTGGTCATTTGATCTCGGTGCGTACTGGGTCATTATATCCGCTAGTTGTAGCTGGATTCTTTTATTCGGAACCACTTATCTAATCGGTTATAAGAAAATCAGTCTACGTTGGCTGATCCAAATTAGTTTGGAGACTGTCGTATACGGTGTTACTGTACTACTTGCTGCCTCTTTAGTTAACCTAATTGCAAGAGGATTACAATTCCCAAGCTTACTGATGGTGACTCCCAATATCTTACTTGTCCTCTTCTCCAACATCTTAATGGCCAATCATTATATTGGCGAAATGAAAACGCAGCATTTTTCTCCGCCACTATCCCTTCTATTGTGGCTAACTCTGTTAGATGGGTTCGGCATTTTCTTTCTATACTTTTTCGGTAAAATGTTTTAATTAATAGATAACGGTTCACTGATTAGATAAAAAGGCTGATAGGATATTACATCCTACCAGCCTTTTTGTTTAGTATTAATCCTCATCGTCCTCATCGTCGTCATCGTCGTCATCAGAACCAAGTACAGATGTATATAGACCTTCATCATCACGGTCATCCACCCATACTAAACGATTGCCACCAATTGCGATCTCAGAAGGATCAGCCTCACTAACAAATGGAGATCTGAAACGTTGTCTATCCATGTCATACATGACATATTTATCTACTGCGTCTCCACCTTTTTCTACTTCAGTCTCATAGAAAATAATATTATTTGATACGATTGGATTCTCTTGATCGCCTTCTTCTTCATACAGAAGATCAGTACGATTCATCTTGAAGGAATACACGAAAATGTCCTTGTCTTTTGTATCACTATTGTAAGCAGACCAAGCTGCATATCTGTCGCCAAGACCGATACCTTTTGCATTTTCCACTTCTTCCTTCATAATACGGCCGCCATCTTCATAATCGTAAATGACAATATCTTGGTACTTATCGTCGTCTCCATCAATCAAAGCTACAGCCTGATTATTGATAGCTACACTGCGAATGCCACCTTTGGAGTCATGCAGTTCAGAAGTTTTATTCTTTTTCAAGTTTGTTAGGTTAACAGTATTCGAACGTTTTCCACCACTTACCCAAACAAAATGGTCTTTATAAATTGCATACAAGCCCTCTACTACGTCTGTTTTCTTTGTAGTAATCTTCGTTGATTCACCTGTTTCAATATCGTAGGCCACTAATACCTTATCGTCATTATCGTAGTAAACCACATAAGAATCACTTACCACTGGATGCTCAGCTTCATGCTTTTCTGGGGAGATTGTAATCGTTTTGCGATTTTTTGCATCATACAGCATTACGCGAGACTCTTTTTTACCTTCCTTCACAAAAGCCACATAGTTTTTGCTAGCTGCTGGAGAGGATACATTTTTTAAATTTTCGCCCTTGCCCAGCGTTTTGCTCTTCTCTTTTTTCGTATCAAATAATTTCAATGTCAAATTATTGGTTTTACCAGAAGCATATAGCACATAACGCCCGCTCATCACAGGAGGCATTTTATGATTGAAATCATTATTGACTTTAATCAAATCATCTTTGTTTGTATCTAGGTAATACAATGAGCTGCCCGATCCATATAACAGATAACGTCCGTTAAAATCAAACAGCTCTTCAGTTCCTTTTTCATGAGTTAACACTTTGCTTTTACTGCTCTCTACTTGCGTTTTTTCAATATTTCCGGTTGATTTGTTTAAGAAAGCAATGTCATCATCAGAAATGACGGGATTTGTTGGTTTAGATTTTCCCCAGTACGTTAGGTTCTCTTTGGAAGAACCCAATTGATTTTGATACAGTTCGGATCTTCCATTACGTTCATCTTGCCAAACCACTTGGTCATCATAAACGGAAGGATGGCTTGCTTTTCCGCCTGTAGATATGCGATATTCTTTGTCACTTCCTACTTCAATCGCATAAATATTTGTTCCACCATCACGCTTGTCTTTCCAAACTACAACATTGTCCTTAAAAACTATTTCTTCTGGATCAGTTACTCTTGCATCTTGGTTTGTAAGAACACGTTCTTTATCTTTTTTTAGATCGTACGCATATAGTTCATATCCATTTTTTTCCTGTTGAGCCCACACTATTGTATTTCTATCAATACGCGGAGCTACCTTCTTAGAACTATTGCTAGAAATTTTCTTTTTGATACTTTCATCATCCACATCATAAACCACGATGGAATAATTCTTCCCAGATTCTTCTACCCATACAGCATAATCTCCATCAAAATCCATACCATAGGGAGCAGCTGCAGTATCGCCATTCACTAAAATCTTTTCCTCATCATAATTAGAAGCGAAAGCTGGATTCACACTGCTAACCAATGTCGTTGCCATGGCAAAAACAGCTATCCATCGCTGAAAGCTTTTCTTCCTCATTTTGTAACTCCTCTCGACAAAATATTTCCAATATCTTTATCCTTCTTATTATTTATCATTTAAATGTAGAAGTAAATAAAAATATTTGACAGGAAATGAAAAAGCAAAAAACACACTCAAAAAGAGTGTGCTACA
This is a stretch of genomic DNA from Brevibacillus laterosporus DSM 25. It encodes these proteins:
- a CDS encoding aminotransferase class I/II-fold pyridoxal phosphate-dependent enzyme; the encoded protein is MKQDKTPLFSGLVAHAERNPIQFHIPGHKKGTGMNPTFREFIGENALSIDLINIAPLDDLHHPKAMIKEAQDLAAEAFGADHTFFSVQGTSGAIMAMIMATCNPGDKIILPRNVHKSVTAAIIFAGAIPVFIHPIMDEQLGIAHGITPKAVRKALTAHPDAAALLVINPTYFGIAGDLQQIVEIAHEYNIPVLVDEAHGVHIHFHEDMPLSAMQAGADMAATSVHKLGGSLTQSSILNVREGLVDVDRVKTILSMLTTTSTSYILLASLDMARQHLAIHGKQMIENSIRMASAAREAINKIPRLRCVGKEILGMPAEYAMDPTKLLIHVRNLGITGWEVENWLREKYNIEVEMSDLYNILCFVTAGDTEETIGTLVAALQHLAVEFAHAQPSDLVEISLPEIPVISLSPRDAFYSETEIVPLEHAEGRIITEFIMVYPPGIPILFPGEVITSDNIHYIKENLRVGLPVQGPEDETIQTIKVVKRQAAIHE